A part of uncultured Treponema sp. genomic DNA contains:
- a CDS encoding serine/threonine-protein kinase: MESETIGKYKNCTKIATGGMGAVYLATHPELKRKVVIKKLILKSGGAAIRERFKREARILSELSSPYVVRMFDYFTEGRANYIVLEFVDGMSLDKLIEKQVSLPHELALLIFLDACLGLKNAHSKDIVHRDIKPGNILISKRAEVKLADFGIASDEKDEVEEPKKTVDSDKTVVATKNSSITQAGSTLGTPAYMSPEQLMDSSSVDVRADIYSMGVMLYEMVTGSKPYAGDMAPETIAKIKKGKYIPPQKIVKNLPPVVKTLIRKMMKPEPEKRYKSLEPVIAKVRRYLKNYDTHAIRVSLAQSIISPKTIKFPSYIPKNYKAKRIALGACAACAVALLFFEAWNSGMIHRTVLRNWFTPVSLSMLMPSTASVNADLPARAFFFVNDNDGIPEVPNTRRVFSVAKNSSKGKNLEYVTKDVFLRPGEYRIKIAEGPYVWWKSISVGKEKVLMNLDFLKNASRNITVHFSAMDCETGKDLTKSSQFRIQVGSKWVDASKVDFSKLKTGNVYKFLMIHEGYYDEYFSLLIDWYQDELFIAGNMRKK, from the coding sequence TATCTTGCGACTCATCCTGAATTAAAGCGGAAAGTCGTCATAAAAAAACTTATTTTAAAAAGCGGCGGCGCTGCAATCCGTGAAAGGTTCAAAAGAGAAGCGCGGATTTTAAGCGAGCTGTCCAGCCCTTATGTTGTGCGGATGTTCGATTATTTTACTGAAGGCAGGGCAAATTATATTGTGCTTGAGTTTGTTGACGGAATGTCTTTGGACAAGCTTATTGAAAAGCAGGTTTCGCTTCCGCATGAACTTGCGCTTTTGATTTTTCTTGATGCCTGCCTTGGTCTGAAAAATGCTCATTCAAAGGATATTGTTCACCGCGATATAAAGCCTGGAAACATTCTTATTTCAAAAAGAGCAGAAGTAAAACTTGCGGACTTTGGAATTGCCAGTGATGAAAAAGATGAAGTTGAAGAGCCAAAGAAAACTGTGGATTCTGATAAAACTGTCGTTGCTACAAAAAACAGTTCTATAACGCAAGCCGGTTCTACTCTTGGAACTCCAGCCTATATGTCTCCAGAGCAGCTTATGGATTCAAGTTCTGTGGATGTTCGCGCTGACATTTATTCAATGGGCGTAATGCTTTATGAAATGGTTACTGGATCTAAGCCTTATGCGGGAGACATGGCTCCGGAAACAATTGCGAAAATTAAAAAAGGAAAATATATTCCTCCGCAGAAAATCGTAAAAAATCTTCCGCCTGTTGTAAAAACTCTTATTAGAAAAATGATGAAGCCTGAGCCTGAAAAGCGATACAAAAGTTTGGAGCCTGTAATTGCAAAAGTAAGACGGTACTTAAAAAATTACGATACGCACGCAATAAGGGTTTCGCTTGCCCAGTCTATAATTTCTCCTAAGACAATAAAGTTTCCTTCGTATATTCCAAAAAATTATAAAGCCAAACGGATTGCGCTTGGAGCTTGTGCGGCTTGTGCGGTTGCGCTTCTTTTTTTCGAGGCTTGGAATTCTGGAATGATTCATAGAACTGTTCTTAGAAATTGGTTTACTCCGGTTTCTTTGTCTATGCTTATGCCTTCAACTGCCAGCGTGAATGCCGACCTTCCTGCGCGCGCATTTTTCTTTGTGAACGATAACGACGGAATCCCGGAAGTTCCAAATACACGGAGAGTTTTTTCAGTTGCAAAAAATTCTTCCAAAGGAAAAAATCTTGAGTATGTAACAAAGGATGTTTTCCTTCGTCCGGGAGAATACAGAATAAAAATCGCTGAAGGTCCTTACGTCTGGTGGAAAAGCATTTCTGTTGGAAAAGAAAAGGTTCTTATGAATCTTGATTTCTTAAAAAATGCAAGCCGGAATATTACCGTCCATTTTTCTGCTATGGACTGTGAAACTGGAAAAGATTTAACTAAAAGTTCCCAGTTTAGAATTCAAGTCGGCTCAAAATGGGTTGATGCTTCTAAAGTTGATTTTTCTAAATTAAAAACAGGAAACGTTTATAAATTCCTTATGATTCATGAAGGCTATTATGATGAATATTTCAGCCTGCTTATTGACTGGTATCAAGATGAGCTTTTTATAGCTGGAAACATGAGGAAAAAATGA
- a CDS encoding nicotinate phosphoribosyltransferase: protein MHSTFSKSALFTDFYELTMAQGYWKQNMNHQVVFDMFFRRQPFNGGFSVFAGIEPLLDSLEDFSFDEDEISYLREQGIFEEGFLEYLKDFKFSGDLYSFEEGSVIFPQEPLVRIHANLIEAQIIEGLVLNLCNFQSLIATKTARVWLSSKKGNVMEFGLRRAQGPDGGMSATRASYIGGVAGTSNTLAGKIYGIPVMGTMAHSWVMSFPSELEAFEAYAKLYPNKTIFLIDTYDTLKSGIKNAIKAGAKLVEQGYNFGVRLDSGDISYLTAEVRKELDKAGFPQAFICVSNDLTEEIIETLVQQNAPIASWGVGTHMVTGGTESSFTGVYKLAAKKNGNEFIPTMKFSDNPSKNTNPGIKNVFRLYDEKGMARADILALDGETLEAGKEYRYFHPMVDYRQFSFTASQIKPMLKKRLENGKRTEPRLSDSEQLKISRRRMMEEIETLDPSFKRILNPHIYKVSMTEKLKDLKLAFIKANIR from the coding sequence ATGCACTCAACATTCAGCAAAAGCGCGCTTTTCACAGATTTTTATGAACTGACAATGGCGCAGGGATATTGGAAACAGAACATGAACCATCAGGTTGTGTTCGATATGTTTTTCAGAAGACAGCCTTTTAACGGCGGATTCAGTGTCTTTGCAGGAATTGAGCCGCTTCTGGATTCTCTTGAAGATTTTTCTTTTGATGAAGATGAAATTTCCTATTTGAGAGAACAAGGCATTTTTGAAGAAGGCTTCCTTGAATATCTAAAAGACTTTAAATTTTCCGGCGACTTGTATTCATTTGAAGAAGGCTCGGTTATTTTTCCGCAGGAACCGCTTGTAAGAATCCACGCAAATTTAATTGAAGCCCAGATAATCGAAGGACTTGTCTTGAATCTTTGCAACTTCCAAAGCCTGATTGCAACAAAAACCGCAAGAGTCTGGCTTTCAAGCAAAAAAGGAAATGTAATGGAATTCGGACTCAGAAGAGCACAAGGTCCGGACGGCGGAATGAGCGCAACCAGAGCTTCATACATCGGAGGAGTCGCAGGAACAAGCAACACTCTTGCAGGAAAAATATACGGAATTCCTGTAATGGGAACGATGGCGCATTCCTGGGTAATGTCGTTTCCAAGCGAACTTGAAGCCTTTGAAGCTTACGCAAAACTTTATCCAAACAAGACAATTTTTCTGATTGACACTTACGACACTTTAAAGAGCGGAATCAAAAACGCAATAAAGGCAGGTGCAAAACTCGTTGAGCAAGGCTACAATTTTGGCGTGCGCCTTGACTCTGGAGACATTTCATATTTAACAGCCGAAGTACGAAAAGAACTTGACAAGGCAGGATTTCCGCAGGCATTCATTTGCGTTTCCAATGACTTGACAGAAGAAATAATTGAAACTCTTGTTCAGCAAAATGCGCCGATTGCAAGCTGGGGCGTTGGAACTCACATGGTAACAGGCGGAACAGAATCAAGCTTTACTGGAGTTTACAAACTTGCCGCAAAGAAAAATGGAAACGAATTTATTCCCACAATGAAATTCAGCGACAATCCTTCAAAGAACACAAACCCGGGAATAAAAAATGTGTTCAGGCTTTACGATGAAAAAGGAATGGCGCGCGCTGATATTTTGGCGCTTGACGGAGAAACTTTAGAGGCTGGAAAAGAATACCGATACTTTCATCCGATGGTTGACTACAGGCAGTTTTCGTTTACGGCTTCACAGATAAAACCGATGCTAAAAAAGCGGCTTGAAAACGGCAAAAGAACAGAACCTCGCCTCTCTGATTCCGAACAGCTTAAAATAAGCAGACGAAGAATGATGGAAGAAATTGAAACGCTAGACCCTTCATTCAAGAGAATTTTGAATCCGCATATTTACAAAGTTTCCATGACAGAAAAACTAAAGGATTTGAAACTTGCTTTTATAAAAGCCAATATCCGCTGA
- a CDS encoding SDR family NAD(P)-dependent oxidoreductase, which translates to MKKIIIVTGASSGMGFWFAKLLARESSEFEKFSSDELWIIARRKERLEELKVQIEKESSQEKIKFPEVKIFPIDISGIQGALKIKELFENEKSKGDFKINVLVNNAGFGTYGEFAQTDTMREMEMIDLDCTSLTGITGFALPYMQSGSRIINVASLASFLPLGNFAVYGACKSYVLSFSVALAAELKHKGIKVTTLCPGPVSTEFADVASRGARKKVRHGLSPERTVQDAIKCSRKGKLYSMKFFKWKFKAAASRFVGRYFGAWATYKFCKRPSN; encoded by the coding sequence ATGAAAAAAATCATTATTGTAACAGGAGCTTCAAGCGGAATGGGATTTTGGTTTGCAAAACTTCTTGCCCGTGAAAGCTCAGAATTTGAAAAATTTTCCAGCGACGAACTTTGGATTATAGCAAGAAGAAAAGAGCGGCTCGAAGAATTAAAAGTGCAAATCGAAAAAGAATCATCTCAAGAAAAAATAAAATTTCCAGAAGTAAAAATTTTTCCAATTGACATTTCAGGAATTCAAGGAGCTTTAAAAATCAAGGAGCTTTTTGAAAATGAAAAATCGAAGGGAGATTTTAAAATAAACGTTCTTGTAAACAACGCAGGCTTTGGAACTTACGGAGAATTTGCGCAAACTGACACAATGCGCGAAATGGAAATGATAGATCTTGACTGCACTTCCCTGACTGGAATAACAGGATTTGCGCTTCCCTATATGCAAAGCGGCTCGCGGATTATAAATGTTGCAAGCCTTGCATCTTTTTTGCCGCTCGGAAACTTTGCAGTCTATGGAGCTTGCAAAAGCTATGTGCTAAGTTTTTCTGTTGCACTTGCGGCGGAACTCAAGCATAAAGGAATAAAAGTTACAACATTGTGTCCCGGTCCTGTAAGCACGGAATTTGCAGACGTCGCTTCAAGAGGCGCAAGAAAAAAAGTTCGGCACGGACTTTCACCTGAAAGAACTGTACAGGATGCAATAAAATGCTCACGCAAAGGAAAACTTTATTCCATGAAATTTTTCAAATGGAAATTCAAGGCGGCGGCAAGCAGATTCGTAGGACGATATTTTGGAGCCTGGGCAACTTACAAATTCTGCAAAAGACCTAGCAATTGA
- a CDS encoding glycoside hydrolase family 3 N-terminal domain-containing protein codes for MKKVALKFLALLFIFFPLYSKTSAEKLFDSLSEIEKISQIFLVNVEGNESFHPVEFLENGTAVVPGGIILFSYNIGNSKEQLKNYISSINSFYKKNKSPLPFIAVDQEGGEVNRLKKITSHLPSEKKISENYTLQEAKSIYSNQAVQMKELGITMNLAPVAEAEIESNKFFLGTRTFGSVPKSVAYSMVCVRAYEENGIASVAKHFPGNANSDPHTGSVEITLSSSEVFKNFIFPFALILKSNPSCVLVSHAKINSLDENPACMSSFWIKEMLQSRLGFEGLVLSDDIFMGALSDSPPEQVAANAIISGVDVIMLSGKKFLSVAKSLLKLSESDEFFANRLCEAEKKVLDFKLKKGIIKIEEN; via the coding sequence ATGAAAAAAGTTGCGCTGAAATTTCTTGCATTGCTGTTTATTTTTTTTCCTTTATATTCAAAAACTTCCGCTGAAAAACTTTTTGACAGTCTTTCTGAAATAGAAAAAATTTCGCAGATTTTTCTTGTCAATGTTGAAGGCAATGAAAGTTTTCATCCAGTTGAATTTCTTGAGAACGGAACAGCAGTTGTTCCCGGCGGAATTATTTTGTTTTCCTATAATATCGGAAATTCAAAAGAGCAGCTGAAAAATTATATTTCTTCAATAAATTCTTTTTATAAAAAAAATAAAAGTCCGCTTCCTTTTATTGCAGTTGACCAAGAGGGTGGAGAAGTTAACCGCTTAAAAAAAATCACATCGCATCTTCCGTCAGAAAAAAAAATCAGTGAAAATTATACATTGCAAGAAGCAAAGTCCATTTATTCAAATCAGGCAGTGCAAATGAAAGAACTTGGAATTACAATGAATCTTGCGCCGGTTGCCGAAGCTGAAATTGAATCAAATAAATTTTTTTTAGGAACAAGAACTTTTGGAAGTGTTCCGAAATCTGTTGCATACAGTATGGTTTGCGTAAGAGCTTATGAAGAAAACGGAATTGCTTCGGTTGCAAAACATTTTCCGGGAAATGCAAATTCAGATCCTCACACTGGCTCTGTAGAAATAACGCTTTCGTCTTCTGAAGTTTTTAAAAATTTTATTTTTCCATTTGCATTAATTTTAAAATCGAATCCATCTTGTGTTTTAGTGAGCCACGCAAAAATAAATTCTCTTGATGAAAATCCGGCTTGCATGAGCAGTTTCTGGATAAAAGAAATGCTTCAGTCGCGCCTTGGTTTTGAAGGTCTTGTATTAAGCGATGATATTTTTATGGGAGCGCTTTCAGATTCGCCTCCAGAACAAGTTGCCGCAAACGCTATAATTTCTGGAGTTGACGTGATTATGCTTAGCGGAAAAAAATTTCTTTCTGTTGCAAAGTCGCTTTTAAAACTTTCTGAAAGTGATGAGTTTTTTGCAAATCGTCTTTGCGAGGCGGAAAAAAAAGTGTTGGACTTTAAATTAAAAAAGGGGATTATAAAAATTGAAGAAAACTAA
- a CDS encoding RsmB/NOP family class I SAM-dependent RNA methyltransferase produces the protein MKKTKTQKVFGQEAFEKFYSEIFTERWDKLKVSLASETLHAELSYKNCESYFLDPASIVAALCLPLKDSEKILDLCAAPGGKTLVLAGNKNDDAVLFSNERSPSRKARLSKVVESSLPPEISCNVKVSLSDGASWCRRESECYESILLDAPCSSERHVLNDKKYLEQWTHSRIKTVSMEQWALLSCAFRLLKKNGFLLYATCALCPQENDGVVSKLLKKFPDANIVPKDLVKEIFDLNRKSIKADVLCPQNFSLEDYFSFAEKTEFGFHILPDKSFGAGPLYFSLIKKS, from the coding sequence TTGAAGAAAACTAAAACGCAAAAAGTTTTTGGACAAGAGGCATTTGAAAAGTTTTATTCTGAAATTTTTACCGAACGTTGGGATAAATTAAAGGTTTCTCTTGCCTCGGAAACTTTGCACGCAGAATTATCTTATAAAAATTGTGAAAGTTATTTTTTAGATCCTGCAAGCATTGTCGCTGCTCTTTGTCTGCCCTTAAAAGATTCTGAAAAAATTCTTGACTTGTGCGCGGCTCCCGGCGGAAAGACTTTAGTTTTGGCAGGAAACAAAAATGACGACGCTGTGCTTTTTTCAAATGAACGCTCTCCTTCAAGAAAAGCCCGCCTTTCAAAAGTTGTAGAATCATCACTTCCGCCTGAAATTTCTTGCAATGTAAAAGTCAGCTTAAGCGATGGAGCTTCTTGGTGCAGACGCGAATCTGAATGTTATGAAAGCATTCTTTTGGATGCGCCATGTTCAAGCGAACGTCATGTTTTGAATGATAAAAAATATCTTGAGCAATGGACGCATTCAAGAATAAAAACAGTTTCAATGGAGCAGTGGGCGCTTCTTTCTTGCGCATTCAGACTGCTGAAAAAAAACGGTTTTCTCTTGTATGCAACTTGCGCTTTGTGTCCGCAGGAAAATGACGGAGTTGTTTCAAAGCTGCTGAAAAAATTTCCAGATGCGAATATTGTTCCAAAAGACTTGGTGAAAGAAATTTTTGACTTGAACAGAAAATCTATAAAGGCTGATGTTTTGTGTCCGCAGAATTTTTCTCTTGAAGATTATTTTTCATTTGCGGAAAAAACTGAATTCGGCTTTCATATTTTGCCAGATAAATCTTTTGGCGCAGGTCCGCTTTATTTTTCCTTGATAAAAAAATCATAG
- a CDS encoding HD domain-containing phosphohydrolase — MSKHERKQSLITEIEEQLKEIRDVDILLENILTGARKIVNADAGSIYEYDSKENKLWIRYSQNDTMQNQLAPGEKLSYTSFYLVPTNQSISGYCVLSKKLVNIPDVYNLPEFVDDEKKEVRLFEFNSANDEKTGYHTKSMLTIPLIMTNGKVLGILQIINAKDEDGNVIPFDKDSEFYISQFAAKVGSIYEYAYLTRLNVDRLVKTAGFRDPKETGAHVERVSRFSLEIYDRYASNKKIPEKERNKFRDNLRLAARCHDVGKVAIPDEILKKQGILDEDERDIMKGHTCVGAQIFTPVENDLDIMARDVCLHHHDRWDGGNKGYPGNFDYMDYIPATKMPHEIEQALKEDKIPLAARIVSLADVYDALRHKRCYKAEWSVEDTFNEIWEQRGHQFDPELVDAFMQIKDRLEDINSAIS, encoded by the coding sequence ATGTCTAAACACGAAAGGAAACAGAGTCTTATAACGGAAATAGAAGAGCAGCTTAAAGAAATCAGAGACGTTGATATTCTTCTGGAAAATATTTTGACTGGCGCGCGTAAAATTGTCAATGCCGACGCTGGTTCAATTTACGAGTACGACAGCAAGGAAAACAAGCTTTGGATTCGCTATAGTCAGAACGACACAATGCAGAATCAGCTTGCTCCCGGAGAAAAGCTTTCGTACACTTCTTTTTATCTTGTTCCTACAAACCAGTCGATTTCCGGCTACTGCGTTCTTTCCAAAAAACTTGTAAATATTCCAGATGTCTATAATTTGCCTGAGTTTGTTGATGATGAAAAAAAAGAAGTAAGGCTTTTTGAATTTAATTCGGCGAATGATGAAAAAACTGGCTACCATACAAAATCAATGCTTACAATTCCGCTCATAATGACAAATGGAAAAGTTCTTGGGATTCTTCAGATTATAAATGCCAAGGACGAGGACGGAAACGTTATTCCTTTTGATAAGGATTCTGAATTTTACATTTCCCAGTTTGCCGCAAAAGTCGGTTCGATTTACGAATATGCTTATCTTACAAGGCTTAATGTTGACCGTCTTGTAAAAACTGCCGGCTTCCGTGATCCAAAGGAAACTGGCGCGCACGTTGAAAGAGTTTCCCGCTTTTCTCTTGAAATATATGACCGCTATGCTTCGAACAAAAAAATTCCAGAAAAAGAACGAAACAAATTCCGTGATAATCTTCGTCTTGCCGCGAGATGCCACGATGTAGGAAAAGTTGCAATTCCAGATGAAATTTTAAAGAAACAGGGAATTCTTGATGAAGATGAACGCGATATTATGAAAGGGCACACTTGTGTTGGCGCGCAGATTTTTACTCCAGTTGAAAACGATTTGGATATAATGGCGCGCGATGTCTGCCTTCATCACCATGACCGCTGGGACGGAGGAAACAAAGGCTACCCCGGAAATTTTGACTACATGGATTATATTCCCGCAACAAAAATGCCGCACGAAATTGAACAGGCTTTAAAGGAAGATAAGATTCCTCTTGCGGCAAGAATTGTTTCGCTTGCGGATGTTTATGATGCGCTTCGCCACAAAAGATGCTACAAGGCTGAATGGAGTGTTGAAGATACATTTAATGAAATTTGGGAGCAGCGCGGACATCAGTTTGACCCGGAGCTTGTGGATGCCTTTATGCAGATAAAAGACCGCTTGGAAGATATTAACAGCGCAATCAGCTGA
- a CDS encoding DUF188 domain-containing protein has translation MIFVDADSCEKNAREFILNAAVKKNLNVIFAANKNIPFAFKNPLFKMEICSKEKNSADDFIVENSKPGDIVVTRDLLLAQRIFNKKISVMNDKGTVFNKENLEYLIEERQLSIQMKSLGVSTGGKWKNYSGKDFEKFKTAFSALLENSFS, from the coding sequence ATGATTTTTGTTGATGCAGATTCATGTGAAAAAAATGCAAGAGAATTTATTTTAAATGCGGCGGTTAAAAAAAATCTAAACGTAATATTTGCAGCAAATAAAAATATTCCATTTGCATTTAAAAATCCGCTTTTTAAAATGGAAATATGCTCCAAAGAAAAAAATTCCGCAGATGATTTTATAGTGGAAAATTCCAAGCCGGGCGACATAGTTGTAACACGAGACTTGCTTTTGGCGCAAAGAATTTTCAATAAAAAAATTTCGGTTATGAACGACAAGGGAACTGTTTTCAATAAAGAAAATCTCGAATATCTCATAGAAGAACGGCAGCTAAGCATTCAAATGAAAAGCCTTGGAGTTTCGACTGGCGGAAAATGGAAAAATTACAGCGGAAAAGACTTTGAAAAATTCAAAACAGCCTTCTCTGCCCTTCTTGAAAATTCGTTCAGCTGA
- a CDS encoding cell division protein ZapA: protein MGKLQIELLGASFSAQASEDDAYLAKLLSYYKEITESIKNSSGVKDSLKISILSGIALVDELYKEKQKSISLSKAVPTEDDEKAERIAQNIIEKISGALE from the coding sequence TTGGGAAAACTTCAAATTGAATTGCTCGGAGCATCATTTTCCGCACAGGCTTCTGAAGACGATGCCTATCTTGCAAAACTTTTATCCTATTACAAAGAAATCACTGAATCCATAAAAAACTCCTCCGGCGTAAAAGATTCTTTAAAAATAAGCATTTTATCTGGAATTGCACTTGTAGATGAGCTTTACAAGGAAAAACAAAAATCAATTTCACTTTCAAAAGCAGTTCCAACCGAAGACGATGAAAAAGCAGAAAGAATCGCGCAGAACATAATAGAAAAAATCAGCGGAGCATTGGAATGA
- the rplT gene encoding 50S ribosomal protein L20, translating to MSRAIDGTKRKNRRVKLLKLAKGFKGDRKSNYKAAKDAVVKALDHSYVGRKLKKRDYRSLWIARINAAVRAEGMSYSRFIDGLVKAGVTLNRKALSNMAIEDPVAFKAVVEVAKNAVKA from the coding sequence ATGTCTAGAGCGATAGATGGAACAAAACGTAAAAACCGCCGTGTAAAACTCTTGAAGCTTGCAAAAGGCTTTAAAGGCGACAGAAAATCAAATTACAAAGCTGCAAAAGACGCTGTTGTAAAAGCACTTGATCATTCTTATGTTGGACGCAAACTCAAAAAACGCGACTACAGAAGCCTTTGGATTGCCCGTATCAATGCGGCAGTTCGCGCTGAAGGAATGTCATATAGCCGCTTTATTGACGGTCTTGTAAAAGCTGGTGTTACACTCAACCGCAAAGCATTGAGCAATATGGCTATCGAAGATCCAGTTGCATTCAAGGCTGTTGTTGAAGTTGCAAAAAACGCAGTAAAGGCATAA
- the rpmI gene encoding 50S ribosomal protein L35, which yields MPKMKTKKSASKRFSLTGTGKVKYKKMNLRHILTKRSPKRKMHLRHAGILSEDSAARIRKQQLPYG from the coding sequence ATGCCTAAGATGAAAACAAAGAAATCCGCATCAAAGCGCTTTTCTTTAACTGGTACTGGAAAAGTTAAGTACAAGAAAATGAATCTTCGTCATATTTTGACAAAGAGATCACCAAAAAGAAAGATGCACTTGCGCCATGCAGGAATTCTTTCAGAAGATTCAGCAGCAAGAATCCGCAAACAGCAGCTTCCATACGGCTGA
- the infC gene encoding translation initiation factor IF-3: MADNKGMRVNEQIRVREIRLIDDEGEQKGIVPTIEALRMAKDRDLDLVEVSPNANPPVCKILDFGKYKFEQEKKLRDSKKNQKVLKLKEIRMQPKIGAGDLDTKAKHVQEFLNEGDKVKVTIRFRGRELAHTELGYDVLKEVEKRLVEGSYAIEKPAAMEGRFMSMTLNSKVKKQG, translated from the coding sequence TTGGCAGACAACAAAGGCATGCGCGTAAATGAACAGATACGCGTAAGAGAGATCAGACTCATTGATGATGAAGGTGAACAGAAGGGAATCGTCCCTACAATTGAAGCCCTCAGAATGGCAAAGGATCGAGACCTCGACCTTGTAGAAGTTTCGCCAAACGCAAATCCGCCGGTTTGTAAAATACTGGATTTCGGAAAGTACAAGTTCGAACAGGAGAAAAAGCTTCGTGACTCCAAAAAGAACCAGAAAGTACTCAAGCTCAAGGAGATTCGTATGCAGCCTAAAATCGGCGCAGGCGACCTTGACACGAAAGCAAAGCATGTTCAGGAATTCCTAAACGAGGGCGACAAAGTGAAAGTTACAATCCGTTTCCGCGGACGTGAGCTTGCGCACACAGAACTCGGTTATGATGTACTGAAAGAAGTTGAAAAAAGACTTGTTGAAGGTTCTTATGCAATCGAAAAGCCAGCCGCAATGGAAGGCAGATTCATGTCTATGACCTTGAACTCAAAAGTCAAAAAGCAGGGGTAA
- a CDS encoding class II fructose-bisphosphate aldolase, translated as MYSYKDLGLVNTKDMFAKAMKGKYAIPAYNFNNMEQMQAIIQACVETKSPVILQVSKGARAYADKYILRNMARGAVEYAHELGCDIPIVLHLDHGPNFEVAKDCIDNGFSSVMIDGSSLPYEENIAVTKKVVEYAHSQKDYVTVEAELGVLAGVEDEVASAESHYTKPEEVVDFTSKTGCDSLAISIGTSHGRCKFTPEQCTRSPDGVLIPPPLAFDVLEAIEKQLPGFPIVLHGSSSVPMEYVRIIEQFGGKIPDSVGIPEEQLRKASKSAVCKINIDSDGRLAMTAAIRKFFAEHPDKFDPREYLGPAREELKKMYMHKNIDVLGSAGHALD; from the coding sequence ATGTACAGTTACAAAGATCTTGGACTTGTAAACACAAAAGATATGTTTGCAAAGGCAATGAAAGGCAAATATGCGATTCCAGCATACAACTTCAACAACATGGAACAGATGCAGGCAATTATTCAGGCTTGCGTTGAAACAAAATCGCCTGTAATCCTTCAGGTTTCAAAGGGCGCAAGAGCTTATGCAGACAAGTACATTCTGCGCAACATGGCTCGCGGAGCAGTTGAATACGCACATGAGCTTGGATGCGACATTCCGATTGTTCTTCACCTTGACCACGGTCCTAACTTTGAAGTTGCAAAAGACTGCATTGACAACGGATTCTCATCTGTAATGATTGACGGTTCTTCACTTCCTTACGAAGAGAACATCGCTGTTACAAAGAAAGTTGTTGAATACGCACACTCACAGAAAGACTACGTTACTGTAGAAGCAGAACTTGGTGTTCTTGCCGGTGTTGAAGATGAAGTTGCTTCAGCAGAAAGCCACTACACAAAGCCAGAAGAAGTTGTTGACTTCACAAGCAAAACAGGATGCGATTCTCTCGCAATCTCAATCGGAACTTCTCACGGAAGATGCAAATTCACACCTGAACAGTGCACACGCAGCCCGGACGGAGTCCTTATTCCACCGCCACTCGCATTCGACGTTCTTGAAGCAATTGAAAAACAGCTTCCAGGATTCCCAATCGTACTCCACGGCTCATCTTCTGTTCCAATGGAATATGTAAGAATCATCGAGCAGTTCGGCGGAAAAATTCCTGATTCAGTTGGAATTCCAGAAGAGCAGCTCCGCAAGGCTTCAAAGTCAGCAGTTTGCAAAATCAACATCGACTCAGACGGACGCCTCGCAATGACAGCAGCAATCCGCAAATTCTTTGCAGAGCACCCGGACAAATTCGACCCGCGCGAATATCTCGGACCTGCACGCGAAGAGCTCAAGAAAATGTATATGCACAAAAACATCGACGTTCTTGGTTCAGCAGGACACGCATTGGACTAG